Part of the Engystomops pustulosus chromosome 4, aEngPut4.maternal, whole genome shotgun sequence genome is shown below.
CACCACAATTGTGCCTTTCATGTTAGACATCCTAATTGTCAATGAGAAGAAGATATTAGTTGGAATCTGCATTGCCCAGATGAACTTCACCTTTATATTTGGATTTGTGCAATGTTTCTTCATTGCTATCATGTCTTTTGATCGATGTCTGGCCATTTGCAATCCGATGCATTATACATCGATTATGAGCTCCAGAGTTTGTATAATGATGATTCGAGGATGTTGGTGTCTGATGTTGGTTATTTCAAATGAAATCATCCTAGTTTTCCAACTAGAGTTCTGCAATCTAAGCCAAGTTGACAGTTTCTTCTGTGACTTTGGTCCAGTGGTAGATCTTGCCACCTCAGACCCTTCTCTCCTTATATTAGTTGACTTCATAGTCTCAGTTCTCATCATTTTCTTCCCCTTTGCATTCACAATTGTAACCTACATATGCATTTCTGTTGTCATTTTAAACATTTCGTCCTCCAGTGGAAGGAGTAAGGCCTTCTCGACATGCAGTTCCCACCTGGCCACCGTATGTGCCTACTATGGGACCTTGATGACCGTTTCTTTGAACCCATTTAACAAGGGATCATCTAATCTAAATAAGTTCCTCTCTCTTTTGTACATTGTGGTAACTCCACTACTAAACCCTATTATTTATAGTCTGAGGAACGAAGAAATCAAGAAGGCATTGGAGAAAATGCTCAGTAATTTAAGAGAAAATATGTGAATGAGATGTTTCCTAATTGTACCATTTTTTATCAAAATAGATCCTGGGTATAAATTTTCCTAGTAGGTAAGAAaggggaggcagtgtaacagtctgaGAAGCTACAGTATGGTGGTGCTCTAGTAACATCTCCAGTGCCTTTTCGGCTCTATAGCATAATTGTAATTGTtgtttttagaagggaggagaccatggataacaaatataataagactaCCATGGTCCCGGTACCTGGattgatgagtaagtgtccctgaattatcatgatggatttggatggtagattttctttaaggaaatGGAAACTTTTTCTACTTTTCTTTTCTTACATCGAGTTCTAAAAACCATAGTGTCAAAAATATCGGGGACCAGAGAGCCGTCACCTGAGCTGTGAAGGACCCACAGCACGTCCTGAGGTTCCTGTAATTGAGTAGGGAAATAGTCAGGCGAAGAACACAATTCAATAAAAAGATTGGGACTGCAGAAAACAGGCTGTAGGACTTTTTTGTAGGTAGTagtaatggtccgaaaaaaagtGAAAGCAAACAATGTAGAGCCATACAAGGTAAGTTTGTGTGCGGCTCACCTTCTCCAAAGTCATCGGTTTCTGGAAGTTCTGGGAATACAATCTTCACGTGAATCTAGCAAGTTTGGAGTGCAATCGGGTTGCCTGCTAGGACCCCTTCATTTACAATTTTACCCCCTAGAGTATCtaagcagacatattggggcacatttacttacctggtccattcgcgttccagcggcggcttctcggacgagcattcgggtcttcccgcgattcatgaaggtcctgcgccccatgtccaccaggtgtcgctgctgcgccgaggtccaccgagttgcgtcggagttcactgatctcttcctggtgcatgtgagtatggcccgtgcgacagATTATTTGTTTTAAacgcggcgttttttccgaatccgtcaggttttcgttcggccacgtcccctgatttctgtcctgtgcatgccagcgccaatgcgtcacaatccgatcgcgtgcgccaaaaacccggggcaattcagggaaaatcggcgcaaatcggaagtattcgggtaacacgtcgggaaaatgcgaatcgggcccttagtaaatgacccccattatgatacctctagtgctgtgagatagtgtgctgacaatgtggttagattatcagggtacaggtttatatacactttcattaagCTTCTGAACACacttctagtatctgacacatagaaaagatgTCCATAGATGTGGTCATTGAGGGGAGAGCGTGGATGCCCCACTCATTTCACCGGCGATAGGCTCCCTCCAAGACCACATCTATGGTAATGTAATTGCACTTTTTCATCTGCATTTGCTACTTTGTTGCACTGTAATAGACTGGGCTGAACTATACAGTACTACctcatttttttttgcttgtttgcaccaaatatttattttattgcttCAGTCTTTATACTGGCGAGATAAGACTATCCTATATCATTTATTaaagtgtatatagtggtgtatcTGGTGCTACCTGGAGGTCTGGTTTTGGGGATGTTTTTGAGTTGTACCCAGTATGGGTTTTAAATTGttttaaatatttgtttttatacCAAATAAAGGATCTTATTTTCCCATTCTgctttttcttatatattatgGATTAAAACTTATCTTAGATCTGATAATACTTATTATTTATCACAAGTTACCCCATTAATTGTGGTATGATTttattgtacatatgtaaatatgtttATATAACTATTATTATACTTAGGCCTCTCTGTTACTCTGTTATTTCTAGATTCAGATCCACTTGGTTGTTCTAACCAAAACGTCGTTTTGATCTGTAAAGTACTGATCACGCGCTGTTAATGTTATTTTGGTGAAGGCCTAATGTCATATCATGTttgaataaatgaaaaaaaaaaagattgaagcAAAAGTGAGTTGTGTTTTCCATACCACCAATCATCAATGAGTGTGCGGTACCTCCGTTATGATCAGATATCCCCAATTATTCCTATTGTGTCTAAGTAGGAGAATAGAAATACAATACACACCGGGCATGTAGAGTGCACATTCCCAAGGTATATATGACAcctatataaaaataacaaagaatGATAAATAACACCAACGCGCAATATACCCTAAAGGTGATCCTTATGTGTGTAAAGCTTCAGTTGCACCACGTTTGTTCATTAGCATTTGGAACCTTGTCCCCTCCTGCTACACAATATAAGATCAGGTAGAAAACTCGAGGGCCACCAGGTGCCTATACAGAGGAGTCGGGATCACTGCTATCCATGCAATTTTTAATCAAatcaataaatattatttttaaaataaagaaataaattttATATTTGACCTTGCCCACTTTTCCCTCTTCTAAACTCCCCCCTCATCTGAGTTCATTGCGAACAGTTGGTTAGAAAGACAATGGGACCACCAGTCAAAGGCCAGACATGGACGGTAAAATCAGGACACCAGTAGATCGTAAAATTCTGctccttttttatgttttcaaaTAAAAATTTTTGCCAGTGATTAATTTTATAACTTCTCATTTCCAACACAGAGATTTCCAGGGACATAGGAAGTGGAATAAGGTGAGGTCTCTGGATACATTTTATTATGCTACTCTGTAATCGGAATAACATGTAATTATATCTTCTCAAACTTCTATGTTATTCATTGTTCAGAAAACAAATACCTTATTTTTTCCAATATTGTGTCACAACAATCCTCCCGGGAGGCAACTTTCACATTAATTATAGTAAATCACCTGTCTCATTTATTTACATCATTAATGTGAGTTTCATTATCATGTCAGGATCCTGGGGGAATATTCTGTGTTTTTCTGATACTATTAAAGATGCCAACATCTGGGACAGTTTATCGCACACCGAGGAAAACCCAACAAGACTTATATGTCACACTTCATCTCACACAGAAGGGAACCGTTGGTAAGTGTAACATTATAGGTAATCATATTTTACATGATACAGTTCAGTTCTTTCTGCATACTTTTTTGCTTACTTCATTTAGTCTATAGAGGAATTAAAAATGACGTGTGAGGCGAATGAGACACAAGTCACTCAGATTCATCTTCTTGGATTCCGAGATATGTACAAATACAAGATTCTTCTATTCATTGTGTTTCTTCTGACTTATACATTAATAATTGGCGGAAATCTTCTAATTATCCTTCTCGAGTCATCTATGGAGCATCTCAAGACCCCAATGTTCTTCTTTCTGAAACACCTATCCAGCGCTGATGTCCTGCTAACCACCACCGCCATCCCCATGATGTTGGACACTGTACTAAAAGAGGAGAGTGTTATTTCCTTTTGGGGCTGTATAGTGCAGATGCATTGTTTTGGTATTTTTGGGTTTGTCCAATGTTTTATCATTGCCGTTATGTCATTTGATCGATATTTGGCCATTTGCCATCCATTACGTTACTCTTCACTGATGGTTCCCAATCTTTGCCTCCAGCTTGTCGTTGGGTCCTGGTCCTTAGTCACTGTTCTAGTATCAAGTGAGATGTTTGTTGTTATTCAGTTTGACTTTTGTGGCTTGAATTCCATTGACCACTTCTTCTGTGACTTTGGTCCCGTAGTGGTATTGGCCACTTCAGACATTTCTGAGTTGATCGTGCAAGACTTTATTATTGCTatgtttataatattttttccatttacttttataattttgacctatttttgtattttctttacCATCATTAATATCCCCTCAACATTCGGAAAAagaaaagccttctccacctgtagctcccacctgaCCTCAGTGTGTGTGTATTACGGGACCCTGATCACAGTTTACATGACTCCGACTGATGAGAGCTCATTTGATATCAACAAATACCgatctctgctgtacattatagtcACCCCATTGATGAATCCCATTATCTGCAGTCTGAGGAACAACGAGTTCAAGAAAGCAATGAGCAAAGTAAAGAACCATTTCTTTCCAAACCAATGgtaaagtttaaacatttaaTGCAAAAGTTCACCCTTATGTTAAAGATTAAAATTTATTGtgatttgctaaaaaaaaacctagaaagGCTTCAATTTTCTACACCATAAATAGGTGTCCATACAGAGACAGATCTTTAATAGGTAACATAGCACATTGTGTTGTCAGAGGACTTTGTACTATTGGGTAAGGAAGGACAAGTCTACATTTTGTACTTGGTTGACTACTGGGGAGGATTGACTTACAATGTTGCTGGTTTGCAAGGACTGAGTGTTTACTGATGGGAATAATTATTTCAAGGCAGATCCACTTGTATAAAATTAGGATCTGACTCAACAAATGTGGTTGAAATGGTTTGAAGAACAATAGATTCAGTTTAACTGAAATAGTTAACTTTAAGTATATTCTGTTAGAAAGTAGTTAagtcttacataaaatatttattcTATTAAAACTAAAAATTTTAAGTTAAAATAATTCAGGTATTTGAAGAACACCTGAGAGCATGTGGTAATAGGTTATCATAATTTGGTTGGTTATTTAGGGAAGAAACTGTtagaaatatttttaatataagAATGAAAGATCCTTAGAACTTGGTCCATCGAAGACCAAAGGTAGATTCTTCCATTTACAAGCTATTGTACGTGTCTATTTCCTTGTTTCCAGTCTCTTACATGACCAAGTACTGTACTATAGAAAAAAATCATGAATGTAATGGCATAATATAAAATACTACTAGTAGGGGTTGGTATACTTTTGGCATGAATCATCGATTTAAACAGCTGACAATCAGTTCGTTTTGGAGTAGATACATTGGTTTGGTTATTGTACTACATAATGTCATGGGGCTTCCCAATATTTCAGTTTGATGTAAAGGGGGATTTCTCTCAAGGAAGCACAAAGTATTCTTTATTCCACCCTGAATTTGTTTTTGTACCAGAAAATTCTCAACCTAAAGCTTAGATGacaaatatttatgcaaatttagATTCTAGTTTTAACAGgaagtgactagagatgagcgaacatgctcgtccgagcttgatgctcggtcgagcattagggtactcgaaactgctcgttactcggacgaatacttcgcccgctcgagaaaatggcagctcccgccgttttgctttttggcggccagaaacagagccaatcacaagccaggagactctgcactccacccagcatgacgtggtacccttacacgtcgatagcagtggttggctggccagatcaggtgaccctgggatagactagccgctggccgcgctgctcggatcattctgtctctggatgccgctagggagagagctgctgctggtcagggaaagcgttagggtgttctattagcttactgttaggcaggagtgattctcaaagaacccaacagcccttcttagggctacaataacgttctactttttttattttaatttgcatcttttaccattttgtgaggaattagcagggggacttgctaccgttgtgtttagctcttagtggcacacatatccatagcaaagaccgaagtggcaaaattcagtaggggttggatttctattaggcaataactcagtgtcatctcatctggcatagtagtgtgcttcctttgatacttggctagaaaatagccataggagaatacaaacagcttcttgaagcctacagtagcgttctatatatttgatttctggttgatctgctggtggctgtagtttctgcagtgcatgtacttgccaattctgagcaatttgtagtgagacttgcgaccgctgtgttctgcgcttagtggcgcacatatccatagcaaaggccgaagtggcaaaattcagtaggggttggatttctattaggcaataactcggtgtcatctcatctggcatagtagtgtgcttccttcgatacttggctagaaaatagccataggagaatacaaacagcttcttgaagcctacagtagcgttctatatatttgatttctggttgatctgctggtggctgtagtttctgcagtgcatgtacttgccaattctgagcaatttgtagtgagacttgcgaccgctgtgttctgcgcttagtggcgcacatatccatagcaaaggccgaagtggcaaaattcagtaggggttggatttctattaggcaataactcggtgtcatctcatctggcatagtagtgtgcttcctttgatacttggctagaaaatagccataggagaatacaaacagcttcttgaagcctacagtagcgttctatatatttgatttctggttgatctgctggtggctgtagtttctgcagtgcatgtacttgccaattctgagcaatttgtagtgagacttgcgaccgctgtgttctgcgcttagtggcgcacatatccatagcaaaggccgaagtggcaaaattcagtaggggttggatttctattaggcaataactcagtgtcatctcatctggcatagtagtgtgcttcctttgatacttggctagaaaatagccataggagaatacaaacagcttcttgaagcctacagtagcgttctatatatttgatttctggttgatctgctggtggctgtagtttctgcagtgcatgtacttgccaattctgagcaatttgtagtgagacttgcgaccgctgtgttctgcgcttagtggcgcacatatccatagcaaaggccgaagtggcaaaattcagtaggggttggatttctattaggcaataactcagtgtcatctcatctggcatagtagtgtgcttcctttgatacttggctagaaaatagccataggagaatacaaacagcttcttgaagcctacagtagcgttctatatatttgatttctggttgatctgctggtggctgtagtttctgcagtgcatgtacttgccaattctgagcaatttgtagtgagacttgcgaccgctgtgttctgcgcttagtggcgcacatatccatagcaaaggccgaagtggcaaaattcagtaggggttggatttctattaggcaataactcggtgtcatctcatctggcatagtagtgtgcttcctttgatacttggctagaaaatagccataggagaatacaaacagcttcttgaagcctacagtagcgttctatatatttgatttctggttgatctgctggtggctgtagtttctgcagtgcatgtacttgccaattctgagcaatttgtagtgagacttgcgaccgctgtgttctgcgcttagtggcgcacatatccatagcaaaggccgaagtggcaaaattcagtaggggttggatttctattaggcaataactcggtgtcatctcatctggcatagtagtgtgcttcctttgatacttggctagaaaatagccataggagaatacaaacagcttcttgaagcctacagtagcgttctatatatttgatttctggttgatctgctggtggctgtagtttctgcagtgcatgtacttgccaattctgagcaatttgtagtgagacttgcgaccgctgtgttctgcgcttagtggcgcacatatccatagcaaaggccgaagtggcaaaattcagtaggggttggatttctattaggcaataactcagtgtcatctcatctggcatagtagtgtgcttcctttgatacttggctagaaaatagccatagcaataggataggattgtttggttttaaaaactcaaaaaaaaacaaaaaacacaaaaaaacacaaaaaaaaacaaaaagaagtaaaaaaaaaaaaaaagttataactctcattttaaaaatgtttaacccgagggctaggggtagaggacgagggcggggacgtgggcgtccaactactgcaggggtcagaggccgtggtcctgggcggggtgagacaccacctgctgatgagggagcaggggaacgccgcagagctacactccctaggttcatgtctgaagttactgggactcgtggtagagcactgttgaggccagaacagtgcgaacaggtgatgtcgtggattgctgacaatgcttcgagcaatttgtccaccaccagtcagtcttccacgcagtccacccatgtcaccgaaatccccactcctccagctcctgcacctcagcctcctcccccccagtctgccccctcccaggaaaatttggcatttgaaccggcatactctgaggaactgttttctggacccttcccacagtcacaaaccacttgtccggttgctgctgagcaattttccgatgcccaggttttccaccagtcacagtctgtgggtgatgatgaccttcttgacgtagtggaagtgtgtaaagaggtgtccgacgatgaggagacacggttgtcagacagtggggaagttgttgtcagggcaggaagtccgaggggggagcagactgagggatcggaggatgatgaggtgacagacccaagctgggttgagaggccgggtgaacacagtgcttctgagacggaggagagtcctcgacctgaacaggttggaagaggcagtggtggggccagacggagaggcagggccagagctggtgcatcagcgccactgtcaactagtgaagctcccgtggtgagggctcttgcggcgagggctagatcttcagaagtgtggaggttctttaaggaaacaccggatgaccgacggactgtggtgtgcaacatttgccaaaccaggctcagcaggggttccaccactactagcttaactaccaccagtatgcgcaggcatatgaatgctaagcaccccactcagtggcaacaagcccgttcacctccggccgtgcacaccactgctccttcccctgtgtcagctgctagtcagccccctgcccaggaccctggcacaaaaaccccatcgtcgcctccacgatcctccacagcatccaccagcgttcagctctccataccccagacgctggagcggaaacgcaaatatagtgcaacccacccgcacgcccaagcccttaatgtgcacatctccagattgcttagcctggagatgctgccctataggctagtagagaccgaggcctatcgcaacctcatggcggcggccgcccctcggtattcggtccccagccgccactacttttcccgatgtgccgtcccagccctgcaccagcacgtgtcagacaacatcatccgtgccctgaccaacgccgtttctgacaaggtccacctgaccacggacacgtggacgagtgctgccgggcagggccactatatatcgctgacggcacattgggttaacttggtggaggctgggaccgagtctgaccctggggctgctcatatactgccgacgccgaggattgcggggcctacctcggtccaggtgtttcaggcctactatgcctcctcctcctcccacccctcctccacctcctcctccgaactaccatccgtgggcacggcgccatcagtcggtagctctaggcacagcagcagtgccgtcgctaagcgacagcaggcggtgctcaaactgctgagcctaggcgacaaaaggcacaccgcccaagagctattacagggcatcacggcgcagactgatctgtggctggcaccgctgaacctcaagccgggaatggttgtgtgtgacaacggccgtaacctggtggcggctctgcaactcggcagactgacacatgtgccatgcctggcccatgtgttaaatctgatagtgcagcgtttcctcaagacataccccaatctgtctgatttgctcacgaaggtgcgccgcatctgtgcgcatttcaggaagtccagcccagatgctgccactctcagggcagcgcagcgccgcctccaactgcccgctcaccgactgttgtgcgacgtgcccacgaggtggaattcaacactgaccatgttatccagagtttaccagcagcgcagagcgattgtagactgccagatgtcaacttccaccagaactggtagtcaggtcagtcagcttcctcaagtctacaatgaggagtggacgtggatgtctgatatctgtcaggtgctgagtaactttgaggagtcaacacagatggtcagtggcgatgccgccatcatcagcctcaccatcccgctgcttggcctgttgaaaaactctctggtcagcatgaagtcggaagctttgcgctcgtcacaagagacgggggaagaatattcccttgttgatagccaaagcaccctgaggtctgtttctcagcgcatatcggaggaggtggaggtggaggaggatgaggaggaagaggaggagaatgttggcgagacacaagaggggaccattgttgagtccttcactgttcagcgtgtatgggcagaagaagaggagttggaggagttggaggaggaggaaatggacagtcaggccagtgaggggagtgaattcttacgcgttggtactctggcgcatatggcagatttcatgctaggctgcctatcccgtgaccctcgcgttcaaagaatttattccagcaccgattactgggtgttcactctcctggacccacggtacaagcaaaatctttccactctcatccctgcagaggaaaggagtgtgagaatgcatgaataccagcaggccctggtgcacaagctgaaacagtatttcccttctgacagcgctagcggcagagtgcgtagttctgcgggacaagtagcgagggagagtaggcgagcaggcagcttgtccagcactggcaagggtacgctttacaaggcttttgccagctttatgtcaccccagcaagacactgtcacctgtccccagtctcggcagagtagggctgatctttacagaaagatggtgagggagtacgtagctgaccataccatcgtcctaaatgatcacacagctccctacaactactgggtttcaaagctggacatgtggcacgaactggcgctgtacgccttggaggttcttgcctgccctgccgctagcgtcttgtccgagcgggttttcagtgcagctggtggcatcatcaccgataagcgtacacgcctgtcgactgacagcgctgacaggctgacgcttattaaaatgaataaaggctggatttctcagaatttccaatctccaccaggtgaaggaagctcaacctgaataattgatccactcctcctcctcctcctcattttcctccttctcctcctctttgtacagtaaagcagaggaaaatggctattttttgacagggcccactggctcttgctatagtacttcatgcatttaatttttctggagggccacctacccggtcctctgtttgaaacaatttttgtgagtgccacatacaggcactcaatctattccatttttctggagggccacctacccggtcctctgttttaaaaaatttttgggactgccacatacaggcactcaatctattccattttactgcagggccacctacctgctcctctggtttgaacaatttttgggactgccacatacaggcactcaatctattccattttactggagggccacctacctgctcctctggtttgaagaatttttgggactgccacatacaggcactatccaaattaaattgtctccatagcagcctccacacgttgtctccattgctacctccaaaagtcgtccatatagctgcctccatacatcgtccctttatcaaacgaggtgtgtcaggcagaaatttgggttgttttcatggattccacatcaaagttgttaactttgtcgccaccctgctgtgttatccacaaaatatactggcaaacttttaccatttagggatattatttcagcgcttcttgcgcatctgtttacattcccctcacccggcatatcctaaacttataagaacgctactacacttgatcttatacaaaaggttcttagaagtgctgtttggggagtagcctagagacaggggcttggattggcgaaagctcgcctggcagcggaacgccagctccatgcgcatcatgcgcttcttgcgcatctgtttacattcccctcacccgccatatcccaaacttataagaacgctactacacttaacttggtgcaggctgggaccgagtctgaccctggggctggtcatatactgccgacgcagagaattgcggggcctacctcggtccaggtctcaaaggcctactatacctcctcccacccctcctccacctcctcctcctccgaattaccatccgtgggcatggcgccatcagtcggtagctctaggcacagcagcagtgccgtcgctaagcgacagcaggcggtgctgaaactgctgagcctaggcgataaaaggcacaccgcccaagagctattacagggcattccacatcaaagttgttaactttgtcgccaccctgctgtgtaatccacaaaatatacttgcaaacttttaccatttagggatattatttcagcgctt
Proteins encoded:
- the LOC140128633 gene encoding olfactory receptor 10A7-like, giving the protein MCEVNQTAVTEFLLLGFQGLQKIKILLFTVFLLVYIVIVIGNLLIVILVSSMDHLKIPMFLFLKHLATADVLLTTTIVPFMLDILIVNEKKILVGICIAQMNFTFIFGFVQCFFIAIMSFDRCLAICNPMHYTSIMSSRVCIMMIRGCWCLMLVISNEIILVFQLEFCNLSQVDSFFCDFGPVVDLATSDPSLLILVDFIVSVLIIFFPFAFTIVTYICISVVILNISSSSGRSKAFSTCSSHLATVCAYYGTLMTVSLNPFNKGSSNLNKFLSLLYIVVTPLLNPIIYSLRNEEIKKALEKMLSNLRENM
- the LOC140128634 gene encoding olfactory receptor 5P81-like, giving the protein MTCEANETQVTQIHLLGFRDMYKYKILLFIVFLLTYTLIIGGNLLIILLESSMEHLKTPMFFFLKHLSSADVLLTTTAIPMMLDTVLKEESVISFWGCIVQMHCFGIFGFVQCFIIAVMSFDRYLAICHPLRYSSLMVPNLCLQLVVGSWSLVTVLVSSEMFVVIQFDFCGLNSIDHFFCDFGPVVVLATSDISELIVQDFIIAMFIIFFPFTFIILTYFCIFFTIINIPSTFGKRKAFSTCSSHLTSVCVYYGTLITVYMTPTDESSFDINKYRSLLYIIVTPLMNPIICSLRNNEFKKAMSKVKNHFFPNQW